AGACCGCCCCGTCGGGTATGAACCGCTCTACGAAATAAACGGCGTCGTCCCGCAGCAGGCGGACATTGGCCAGTTCCCGCCGGACTACCCGTTCCTTCATGATGCGGAAATAGCGCAGGGCCCGTTCTATGCCGATGTAATTGATATGCGGATAGGCCATGGCCGAATTGATGATGAATCGTCCCTTTCCGCACCCGATTTCGACTTCCACCGGCCCGCTGTTTTCGAAAAACCGGTCCCACTGAACCTGGTCCTCGTTCTCTCGTATGCGGAATTCCACATCCCGGGTCGCGTCCGCCGCCCGACGTGGTTCTGGGGAAAGGGTCATCTTTTCCATGGAAAGGCGCTGGGTACAGGGGTGGCAACCTGGATGTTCCACCGGGCAAATTAGGAATCCGGCGGTGCCCTGTCAAGCGATACGGACCGCCCAGAATTGGTTTGATTTTAGACCGGTCACTGGTTATCATTACCAGCACTTACGGCCGGCATCCCCGCGGCTGATTCCTCCTGCGGCACGAGGCTGAACCATGCTCGACTACCACATGCACGTGGAGAATTACTATCCCTTCGGCAGGACGGAGGACACCTGCCCGGACGGTACGGATCCGATGGAGACCATGCGCCTTTTCGCCGCCTCGGCAGCCGAACACGGCGTGCGGGAAATCGCCATCACCGAGCACGTGTACCACTTCGTCCAGGCCCGGGAGATCGTGGACAAGCCCTGGGCCGTGGACAAGTGCTTCTACGATATGGACGAATACGTGGACCTGCTCCAGTCCGCGCGCCGGGAGGGGCTGCCCATCAAGACCGGCATCGAGATGGATTACATCGAAGGCAAGGAACCGGTCATCGAACGGATTGTCGGGGGGTATCCCTGGGATTTCGTGCTGGGTTCGGTGCACTGGATCGGTGACTGGGGATTCGACATGTCCCTTTTCGCGGACGAATGGGACCGGAGATCGGTGGACCAGGCCTACCGGGACTACTTCCGACTGCTGGGACAGGCCGTACAGACCGGTTGTTTCAATTCAATGTCCCATCCGGACCTGATCAAGGTGATGGGACACATGCCCGAAGGCGACATCTCGGATCTGTACGAAGCCTTTGCCGAGCAGGTATGCGGCCAGGAGGGCCTCTGCGTGGAGATAAGCTCGGCCGGCTTTCGCAAACCCGTGGGCAGGATCTACCCGGAGCGCCCCCTGCTGGAGGCCTGCGCCCGTCGCGGGATCTCCATCACGACGGCTTCCGACGCCCACGTCGTGGAGGACATCGGCCGGGATTTCGACCGGGTCAGGACCCACGCGGCATCCTGCGGGTACGGGGAAGCCATGTCCTTTGACGGCCGGCGCGCGACGCCGGTGCCCATTGAATAGGCATTTAAAACGGGAAGGGAATAGAACTTATGGCCACGGCCGTCATTGAGCCACGCATCCGGGGCTTTATCTGTACCACGGCGCATCCCGCCGGTTGCACTTCGAATGTCAACGCCCAGATCCAGGTTGCACGGGCTGCTCAGCCGGACCAGAAGAACGGCGCCGGACCGCTCCGTGTACTGGTGATCGGCGCTTCGACGGGATACGGACTGGCGGCGCGCATCGCGGCAGGCGCGATGTACGGCGCCGGCACGGTGGGGGTGTTTTTCGAACGCGAAAGCAGCAGTACCCGATGCGGTACGCCGGGATTCTATAACACCGCGGCTTACCACCGGTACGCGACGGAAAACGGACTGGTCTCGGCCAATGTAAATGGCGATGCCTACTCCCACGAGATCAAGCGGAAGACCGTGGAACTTGTTGCTTCCCGGCTGGGCCAGGTGGACCTGGTCGTCTACAGCCTGGCCTCCCCGAAGCGCACGGATCCGGACACGGGCGAGACCTACCTGTCCGTACTCAGTCCGATCGGGGAGACTTACGTGGGAAAGACCATCGATCTGAACCGCGAGGTCATCAACGAGGTCACCGTCGAACCGGCGTCGGACGAAGGCATCCGCGGGACGGTGGGCGTCATGGGCGGCGACGACCTGCGCCAGTGGAGCGAGGCGCTGCTCGACGCCGGGCTGCTGGCCGACGGCGCCCGGATCGTTCCGTTCTCGTACATCGGGCCTGCCCTGACCTGGCCCATTTACCGGAGCGGCACCATCGGCCGTGCGAAGGAACACCTGGAAGGGACCACGAAAGCGATCGACGGCCAACTCAGGTCATCCATCGGGGGAAGGGCCATGGTGTCGGTGAACAAGGCCGTGATCACCCAGGCTTCGGCCGCGATTCCGGTCGTCCCCCTGTACATCAGCCTGCTGTATCGCATTATGCGGGAACACGGCCTGCACGAGGATCCGATCCACCAGATGGTACGGTTGTTCAACGACCATATCGGCCCGGGCAGGACGCCGGCGCTCGACGGGGAGGACCGGATCCGCCTCGATGACCTGGAACTGGGCGATGCTGTCCAGCGGGAAATCGATTCGGTGTGGCCGACGATTACGACGGAGAACTTCCGTGCCCTGACCGACTACGACGCCTATAAGCGAGGTTTCCGGCAGCTGTTCGGTTTCGAAGTGGACAGCGTGGCGTACGACGAACCGGTCGAATTGGAAGCGGAGATATAGCGGTCCGGACGGGGGCGGATCTGCATGCGCCAGAAAGGTTCCTGCCCGATTCACTGGTCGCCTTCGCTGGCAACCGATCTGTACGAACTCACGATGGCGGCCGGCTATTTCGTGAACGAACGCCGGGAAAGGGCCACCTTCGAGTTATTCGTCAGGGACCTGCCGGCACGTAGGTCATGGCTTGTCGCGGCCGGGTTGCGGCAGGCTGTAGACTACCTGTCCGCGCTGAGGTTTTCCGCGGACGACATCGATCATCTGAAGACGTTGCCGCCGTTTCAACGCATTCCGGACGTGTTTTTCGATTTCCTGTCTTCGTTTCGCTTTTCGGGAGATCTCTGGGCCGTACCCGAAGGGACCGTGGTTTTCGCCGGCGAGCCGCTGATCCGGATCTCGGCGCCGATTATAGAAGCCCAGATCGTCGAGACCTTCCTGCTGGCCACGGTTAACCACCAGACCCTGGTGGCCACGAAGGCGGCGCGTATCGTCGAAGCCGCGGCGGGCAGGGGCGTGGTGGAATTCGGCAGCCGCCGGGCCCACGGCCCCGAGGCGGGACTGATGGCGGCCCGGGCCGCGGT
This genomic interval from Gemmatimonadota bacterium contains the following:
- the trmB gene encoding tRNA (guanosine(46)-N7)-methyltransferase TrmB; this translates as MEKMTLSPEPRRAADATRDVEFRIRENEDQVQWDRFFENSGPVEVEIGCGKGRFIINSAMAYPHINYIGIERALRYFRIMKERVVRRELANVRLLRDDAVYFVERFIPDGAVSAYHIYFPDPWPKKRHRKRRLFNPRFLDEIVRTLAAGGTLDFATDYVEYYE
- a CDS encoding histidinol-phosphatase HisJ family protein — translated: MLDYHMHVENYYPFGRTEDTCPDGTDPMETMRLFAASAAEHGVREIAITEHVYHFVQAREIVDKPWAVDKCFYDMDEYVDLLQSARREGLPIKTGIEMDYIEGKEPVIERIVGGYPWDFVLGSVHWIGDWGFDMSLFADEWDRRSVDQAYRDYFRLLGQAVQTGCFNSMSHPDLIKVMGHMPEGDISDLYEAFAEQVCGQEGLCVEISSAGFRKPVGRIYPERPLLEACARRGISITTASDAHVVEDIGRDFDRVRTHAASCGYGEAMSFDGRRATPVPIE
- a CDS encoding trans-2-enoyl-CoA reductase family protein, with amino-acid sequence MATAVIEPRIRGFICTTAHPAGCTSNVNAQIQVARAAQPDQKNGAGPLRVLVIGASTGYGLAARIAAGAMYGAGTVGVFFERESSSTRCGTPGFYNTAAYHRYATENGLVSANVNGDAYSHEIKRKTVELVASRLGQVDLVVYSLASPKRTDPDTGETYLSVLSPIGETYVGKTIDLNREVINEVTVEPASDEGIRGTVGVMGGDDLRQWSEALLDAGLLADGARIVPFSYIGPALTWPIYRSGTIGRAKEHLEGTTKAIDGQLRSSIGGRAMVSVNKAVITQASAAIPVVPLYISLLYRIMREHGLHEDPIHQMVRLFNDHIGPGRTPALDGEDRIRLDDLELGDAVQREIDSVWPTITTENFRALTDYDAYKRGFRQLFGFEVDSVAYDEPVELEAEI